Proteins co-encoded in one Stomoxys calcitrans chromosome 5, idStoCalc2.1, whole genome shotgun sequence genomic window:
- the LOC106088926 gene encoding uncharacterized protein LOC106088926 isoform X2 — MDNTENKAIEKNPDEKIDNQNLSTQEQSSGSNGCFNINHLRNLAIENEKINNILKSEFQPMPTNTDTKANEQNCFHPEQPSCSNGGFNANQLWALASINEKVNNILKSPKTTAALSPKSSRYNISAEPFVPQCQRAHVTDTPSFSEMRNMPTSTPHGRLTARPLFMQMSPAAVQHYKGHDITPPRPHTAGGGYIYQSVPIQFSPICYGGNHKDLNRMFPQPMPPPPPFASKALGATGYESHKDCSTPASLGVSRPIAMANGTIQLRLRDGVRIDMTLDKSIRVFNERTMVAIGLSRNYTASAFIHPNGRILQTGTKVDIVTYDAMEKNNYVRYAKMWYKGISFTSDVCALVYLVDTAGTRTTTDTFTDLTKDYTLAVFYENTRHGPTYYQEACDVIQQGLYHCNEDGAEIYDLNGFRIFQGADGLVKPIVQIGPYLGIADYLVVNCEISAKGEDRRFTYSRCRLYRGSSAVTGFMHHIDPCCFVIHLP; from the exons ATGGATAATACAGAGAATAAAGCCATAGAAAAAAACCCAGATGAAAAAATAGACAATCAAAATCTCTCCACTCAGGAACAATCATCTGGTTCCAATGGCTGTTTTAATATCAATCACCTAAGGAATCTTGCCATTGAGAATGAAAAAATCAACAACATTCTAAAATCAGAGTTTCAACCAATGCCCACAAATACAGACACCAAGGCAAATGAACAGAATTGCTTCCATCCGGAACAACCATCCTGTTCCAATGGCGGTTTCAATGCCAATCAATTGTGGGCTCTTGCCAGTATAAATGAAAAAGTCAACAACATTTTGAAGTCACCAAAGACGACAGCTGCTTTGTCACCCAAATCG TCAcgttacaacatcagtgccgagCCATTTGTTCCTCAGTGTCAACGAGCCCATGTAACGGATACACCATCGTTCTCTGAAATGAGAAACATGCCGACATCTACTCCCCATGGCCGTTTAACTGCCAGACCATTATTTATGCAAATGAGCCCCGCTGCCGTTCAGCATTATAAGGGACACGATATAACTCCTCCTCGTCCTCATACAGCAGGTGGTGGTTACATCTATCAGAGTGTgcccatacaattttcacccATTTGCTATGGGGGCAATCATAAAGATCTCAATCGCATG TTTCCACAACCTATGCCACCTCCACCTCCATTTGCTTCAAAAGCTTTGGGTGCCACAGGATATGAATCGCATAAGGATTGTTCGACACCAGCCTCTTTAGGTGTTTCAAGACCTATAGCCATGGCCAATGGAACAATACAGCTAAGATTACGTGATGGAGTGCG CATTGATATGACCCTGGATAAATCAATTAGGGTTTTTAATGAGCGTACCATGGTGGCCATAGGATTATCTCGCAACTATACTGCCTCGGCTTTCATCCATCCCAATGGCAGAATACTACAGACAGGTACTAAAGTCGATATAGTTACCTATGATGCCATGGAGAAAAACAATTATGT GCGCTATGCCAAAATGTGGTACAAAGGCATAAGTTTCACCTCAGATGTTTGTGCCTTGGTTTATCTAGTCGATACAGCGGGAACTCGCACAACTACAGACACTTTTACAGATCTTACCAAGGACTACACTTTGGCTGTGTTCTACGA AAATACTCGTCATGGACCTACATACTATCAGGAAGCTTGTGATGTTATTCAACAGGGTCTTTATCATTGTAACGAGGATGGTGCTGAAATTTATGATCTAAATGGCTtccgcatatttcaaggtgctgATGGCCTTGTCAA acctatcgtccagatcggaccatatttgggaatTGCTGACTATCTTGTAGTGAACTGCGAGATTTCCGCAAAAGGAGAAGATAGAAGGTTTACTTATAGTCGATGTCGTTTATATAGAGGCAGTTCCGCGGTTACTGGTTTTATGCACCACATTGACCCGTGTTGTTTTGTCATCCATTTGCCCTGA
- the LOC106088926 gene encoding uncharacterized protein LOC106088926 isoform X1 yields the protein MDNTENKAIEKNPDEKIDNQNLSTQEQSSGSNGCFNINHLRNLAIENEKINNILKSEFQPMPTNTDTKANEQNCFHPEQPSCSNGGFNANQLWALASINEKVNNILKSPKTTAALSPKSSRYNISAEPFVPQCQRAHVTDTPSFSEMRNMPTSTPHGRLTARPLFMQMSPAAVQHYKGHDITPPRPHTAGGGYIYQSVPIQFSPICYGGNHKDLNRMFPQPMPPPPPFASKALGATGYESHKDCSTPASLGVSRPIAMANGTIQLRLRDGVRIDMTLDKSIRVFNERTMVAIGLSRNYTASAFIHPNGRILQTGTKVDIVTYDAMEKNNYVRYAKMWYKGISFTSDVCALVYLVDTAGTRTTTDTFTDLTKDYTLAVFYENTRHGPTYYQEACDVIQQGLYHCNEDGAEIYDLNGFRIFQGADGLVKITRPNNKCLIRTSPGNGSATLTTSAIHCTASLGSNSHLFVRRNEKRMHFDGNSFICRNAGHSAGFNENNLLVVN from the exons ATGGATAATACAGAGAATAAAGCCATAGAAAAAAACCCAGATGAAAAAATAGACAATCAAAATCTCTCCACTCAGGAACAATCATCTGGTTCCAATGGCTGTTTTAATATCAATCACCTAAGGAATCTTGCCATTGAGAATGAAAAAATCAACAACATTCTAAAATCAGAGTTTCAACCAATGCCCACAAATACAGACACCAAGGCAAATGAACAGAATTGCTTCCATCCGGAACAACCATCCTGTTCCAATGGCGGTTTCAATGCCAATCAATTGTGGGCTCTTGCCAGTATAAATGAAAAAGTCAACAACATTTTGAAGTCACCAAAGACGACAGCTGCTTTGTCACCCAAATCG TCAcgttacaacatcagtgccgagCCATTTGTTCCTCAGTGTCAACGAGCCCATGTAACGGATACACCATCGTTCTCTGAAATGAGAAACATGCCGACATCTACTCCCCATGGCCGTTTAACTGCCAGACCATTATTTATGCAAATGAGCCCCGCTGCCGTTCAGCATTATAAGGGACACGATATAACTCCTCCTCGTCCTCATACAGCAGGTGGTGGTTACATCTATCAGAGTGTgcccatacaattttcacccATTTGCTATGGGGGCAATCATAAAGATCTCAATCGCATG TTTCCACAACCTATGCCACCTCCACCTCCATTTGCTTCAAAAGCTTTGGGTGCCACAGGATATGAATCGCATAAGGATTGTTCGACACCAGCCTCTTTAGGTGTTTCAAGACCTATAGCCATGGCCAATGGAACAATACAGCTAAGATTACGTGATGGAGTGCG CATTGATATGACCCTGGATAAATCAATTAGGGTTTTTAATGAGCGTACCATGGTGGCCATAGGATTATCTCGCAACTATACTGCCTCGGCTTTCATCCATCCCAATGGCAGAATACTACAGACAGGTACTAAAGTCGATATAGTTACCTATGATGCCATGGAGAAAAACAATTATGT GCGCTATGCCAAAATGTGGTACAAAGGCATAAGTTTCACCTCAGATGTTTGTGCCTTGGTTTATCTAGTCGATACAGCGGGAACTCGCACAACTACAGACACTTTTACAGATCTTACCAAGGACTACACTTTGGCTGTGTTCTACGA AAATACTCGTCATGGACCTACATACTATCAGGAAGCTTGTGATGTTATTCAACAGGGTCTTTATCATTGTAACGAGGATGGTGCTGAAATTTATGATCTAAATGGCTtccgcatatttcaaggtgctgATGGCCTTGTCAA AATTACTCGCCCCAACAATAAATGCCTTATTCGCACCAGCCCCGGTAATGGTTCAGCAACATTAACAACTTCGGCAATACATTGCACTGCATCCTTGGGCAGTAATTCACATCTCTTTGTAAG acGCAATGAGAAACGCATGCACTTCGATGGCAACTCCTTTATATGTCGCAATGCAGGTCACTCGGCCGGtttcaatgaaaataatttattagtCGTTAACTGA